Proteins co-encoded in one Arthrobacter alpinus genomic window:
- the sufC gene encoding Fe-S cluster assembly ATPase SufC has translation MSTLEIKDLHVSIETEQGIKPILKGVSLTINTGETHAIMGPNGSGKSTLASTIAGHPRYTVDSGSITLDGEDVLAMTVDQRARAGLFLAMQYPVEIPGVTMTNFLRTAKTAIDGEAPKLRTWTKDVKAAMAQLRIEPEFAERNVNEGFSGGEKKRHEILQLELLRPKFAILDETDSGLDVDALKVVSEGVNRSIEEGGLGTLLITHYTRILRYIKPQFVHVFVDGAIAEQGGAELADRLEAEGYDRYLVAESATA, from the coding sequence ATGTCTACTCTGGAAATCAAGGACCTGCACGTCAGCATCGAGACGGAACAGGGCATCAAGCCGATCCTCAAGGGTGTCAGCCTGACCATCAACACCGGTGAGACTCACGCCATCATGGGCCCTAACGGCTCCGGCAAGTCAACTCTGGCCTCCACCATTGCTGGCCACCCCCGCTACACGGTTGACAGCGGGTCCATCACCCTCGACGGCGAAGACGTCCTGGCGATGACCGTTGACCAGCGCGCCCGCGCAGGACTGTTCCTGGCCATGCAGTACCCGGTAGAAATCCCCGGTGTCACCATGACCAACTTCCTGCGCACCGCCAAGACCGCCATTGACGGCGAAGCCCCCAAGCTGCGTACCTGGACCAAGGACGTCAAGGCTGCCATGGCCCAGCTGCGCATCGAGCCCGAGTTCGCTGAGCGCAATGTCAACGAAGGTTTCTCCGGTGGCGAGAAGAAGCGCCACGAAATCCTCCAGCTGGAGCTCTTGCGTCCCAAGTTCGCTATCCTCGACGAGACCGATTCAGGTCTTGACGTTGACGCCCTGAAGGTTGTTTCCGAAGGCGTGAACCGTTCCATCGAGGAAGGTGGCTTGGGCACGCTGCTCATCACCCACTACACCCGCATCCTGCGCTACATCAAGCCGCAGTTTGTGCACGTATTTGTTGACGGCGCCATCGCCGAACAGGGCGGCGCAGAGCTTGCTGACCGTCTGGAAGCAGAAGGCTACGACCGCTACCTGGTTGCAGAATCGGCAACAGCCTAA
- a CDS encoding AMP-binding protein yields the protein MPFIDKLQHWAKTTGSRPAVIVGAQHFDYASLLAAAETAATLSGSGCESGTGAIAVIDEPAGVNLAVQFCAAIRQHKTAMVVDASWPQELRKQLTATAQKWARTHDQIIPPFLLGLSSGTSGLPKAFTRSAESWHESFIRSTEHFGLTPATVTLAPGPMAASMNLYALGETIFAGGTFIALPDFGPDTALAAVSAHHVNRLVLVPTVLELLARRGVATGQLARASPVLFAPAPR from the coding sequence ATGCCGTTCATAGATAAACTCCAGCACTGGGCCAAGACCACCGGATCTCGCCCTGCCGTCATTGTTGGTGCCCAGCACTTTGACTACGCCAGCCTGCTCGCGGCAGCTGAAACTGCCGCAACCTTGTCCGGTAGCGGATGTGAATCCGGCACTGGAGCGATCGCCGTCATCGATGAACCCGCAGGCGTGAACTTGGCCGTCCAGTTTTGTGCCGCCATACGCCAACACAAAACAGCCATGGTGGTGGATGCCAGCTGGCCGCAGGAGCTGCGCAAACAACTGACAGCCACCGCCCAGAAGTGGGCTAGGACCCACGATCAGATAATTCCGCCGTTCCTACTGGGGCTTTCCTCCGGCACCAGCGGACTGCCCAAGGCCTTCACCCGGAGCGCGGAATCGTGGCACGAATCGTTTATTCGCAGCACGGAGCATTTCGGGCTCACTCCCGCGACGGTCACGCTGGCACCGGGTCCCATGGCCGCGAGCATGAATCTCTACGCGCTGGGTGAGACCATTTTTGCTGGTGGAACTTTTATTGCGCTCCCGGATTTCGGCCCTGATACGGCACTGGCCGCAGTGTCAGCCCACCACGTCAATAGGCTGGTGCTGGTGCCCACGGTCCTGGAGCTGCTGGCTCGTCGCGGCGTGGCTACCGGGCAGCTAGCCCGGGCATCACCAGTATTGTTTGCGCCGGCTCCGCGCTGA
- a CDS encoding ABC transporter permease, with the protein MSTLFHNAPPAHAASLTRRILNQGKYEAATMLRNGEQLVLMIVMPLLGLIALVATPLLDDMGHSRVAIATPGILALCALSTAFTGQGIATGFDRRYGVLRFMSTTPLGRGGLIAGKVIAVLAALALQVVLISTVAAFMGWRPPVAGVLLGIPLLILGAAAFTAIGLLIAGTVRPEATLAITNLGWILFAAVGGIVLPAGKFSSALEAYVQWLPSGALGNLMRAALIESRLDVWGLIILLAWGVAAAIAAVKWFKWN; encoded by the coding sequence ATGAGCACCCTTTTCCATAACGCCCCGCCGGCACACGCGGCGAGTTTGACGCGACGAATTTTGAACCAGGGCAAGTATGAGGCAGCCACCATGCTGCGCAACGGCGAACAGCTGGTGCTCATGATAGTCATGCCACTGCTGGGCCTGATTGCTCTGGTAGCTACTCCCCTGCTCGATGACATGGGTCACTCCCGTGTTGCCATTGCAACCCCGGGCATTCTTGCCCTATGTGCGCTATCAACGGCGTTCACCGGACAGGGCATTGCCACGGGATTTGACCGGCGTTATGGGGTGCTGCGCTTCATGTCCACTACACCGCTGGGCAGGGGAGGATTGATCGCTGGCAAAGTCATCGCCGTGCTGGCCGCTTTGGCGCTGCAGGTGGTGCTGATCTCCACCGTGGCCGCATTCATGGGTTGGCGCCCACCGGTGGCTGGCGTGCTGCTGGGCATCCCGCTGCTCATTTTGGGGGCTGCCGCATTCACAGCAATTGGCTTGCTGATTGCCGGCACCGTGCGTCCTGAAGCGACCTTGGCCATCACCAACCTGGGCTGGATCCTGTTCGCAGCTGTGGGCGGGATTGTGCTGCCGGCCGGTAAGTTCTCGAGCGCCCTCGAGGCCTACGTGCAGTGGCTGCCCTCCGGCGCTCTCGGAAACTTGATGCGCGCTGCCCTGATTGAAAGCCGCCTCGATGTGTGGGGGCTCATTATTTTGCTGGCGTGGGGCGTGGCTGCCGCCATTGCCGCCGTCAAATGGTTCAAATGGAATTGA
- the sufB gene encoding Fe-S cluster assembly protein SufB has protein sequence MTDQLAQDVRANGDVADATNHDILERNPELEGLGNYAFGWSDKNAASDNARRGLSEEVVRDISAKKNEPQWMLDMRLKGLKYFDRKPMPTWGADLSGIDFDNIKYFVRSTEKQAGSWEELPEDIRNTYEKLGIPEAERNRLVGGVTAQYESEVVYHQIREDLEAQGVIFTDTDTALREYPEIFQEYFGTMIPVGDNKFASLNTAVWSGGSFVYVPKGVHVEIPLQAYFRINTENMGQFERTLIIADEGSYVHYIEGCTAPIYTSDSLHSAVVEIVVKKNARVRYTTIQNWSNNVYNLVTKRAIAHEGATMEWVDGNIGSKVTMKYPAVYLVGEHAKGETLSVAFAGEGQHQDTGSKMVHIAPNTQSSIISKSVARGGGRAAYRGLVQIREGATHSANTVRCDALLVDNISRSDTYPYVDVREDDVSMGHEATVSKVSEEQLFYLQSRGMPEDEAMAMIVRGFIEPIAKELPMEYALELNRLIELQMEGAVG, from the coding sequence ATGACGGATCAATTAGCGCAGGATGTTCGCGCCAATGGTGACGTGGCAGATGCCACCAACCACGACATCCTCGAGAGGAACCCCGAACTGGAGGGCCTAGGCAATTATGCCTTTGGCTGGTCAGATAAAAACGCGGCCAGCGACAATGCCCGCCGCGGCCTGAGCGAAGAGGTCGTTCGCGACATCTCCGCCAAGAAGAACGAACCGCAGTGGATGCTGGACATGCGTCTCAAGGGCCTGAAGTACTTCGACCGCAAGCCCATGCCCACCTGGGGTGCAGACCTCTCCGGCATTGACTTCGATAACATCAAGTACTTTGTGCGTTCCACGGAGAAGCAGGCCGGATCTTGGGAAGAACTCCCCGAAGACATCCGCAATACTTACGAGAAGCTGGGTATCCCCGAGGCTGAGCGTAACCGCTTGGTGGGTGGCGTGACCGCCCAGTATGAGTCCGAGGTTGTGTACCACCAGATCCGTGAGGACCTGGAAGCCCAGGGCGTTATCTTCACCGACACCGACACCGCACTGCGCGAATACCCGGAGATCTTCCAGGAATACTTCGGCACCATGATTCCTGTGGGCGATAACAAGTTCGCCTCGCTGAACACGGCCGTCTGGTCCGGTGGCTCCTTCGTCTACGTCCCCAAGGGCGTCCACGTGGAAATCCCGCTGCAGGCCTACTTCCGTATTAACACCGAGAACATGGGCCAGTTTGAGCGCACGCTCATCATTGCCGATGAAGGCAGCTACGTGCACTACATCGAAGGTTGCACGGCTCCGATTTACACTTCGGATTCACTGCACTCGGCTGTTGTGGAAATTGTGGTCAAGAAGAACGCCCGCGTTCGCTACACCACCATCCAAAACTGGTCCAACAACGTGTACAACTTGGTGACCAAGCGCGCCATTGCACACGAGGGCGCCACCATGGAGTGGGTCGATGGCAACATCGGTTCCAAGGTCACCATGAAGTACCCGGCCGTCTACCTCGTGGGCGAGCACGCCAAGGGTGAGACGCTCTCGGTTGCTTTTGCCGGTGAAGGTCAGCACCAGGACACCGGATCCAAGATGGTCCACATTGCCCCGAACACGCAGTCCTCGATCATCTCGAAGTCTGTAGCTCGAGGTGGCGGACGTGCCGCGTACCGCGGTCTGGTCCAGATCCGTGAAGGTGCCACGCACTCGGCCAACACGGTTCGTTGCGACGCGCTGCTGGTGGACAACATCTCCCGCTCGGACACTTACCCCTACGTGGACGTTCGTGAAGACGATGTCTCCATGGGCCACGAGGCCACCGTGTCCAAGGTCAGCGAAGAGCAGCTGTTCTACCTGCAGTCCCGCGGCATGCCCGAGGACGAGGCAATGGCCATGATTGTGCGCGGTTTCATCGAGCCGATCGCCAAGGAATTGCCCATGGAATACGCACTCGAATTGAACCGCCTGATCGAACTGCAGATGGAAGGGGCCGTCGGCTAA
- the ypfJ gene encoding KPN_02809 family neutral zinc metallopeptidase, producing MTFNEGARLDPSQAEDRRGRGSMGRGGKMGLGLGGGIVVLIGALLGINPDLLSSMLGDTGEQPAIEQSGGSALENCQTGADANANLDCRILGTANALNSFWPGYLNQYGVKYSVPKTVIFTGSVDTACGAATSAVGPFYCPGDNKAYFDPDFFAQLETQFGSSGGPLAQEYVVAHEFGHHVQDLAGTIGKAQQGPKGAQSASVRTELQADCYAGIWMRYASTKPAPGSSQPFLKPLAQSDLNDALSAASSVGDDRIQKAATGRTNPESWTHGSSEQRQKWLYKGYQSADLAACDTFAVPTV from the coding sequence ATGACTTTTAATGAAGGCGCGCGGCTTGACCCCTCGCAAGCGGAAGACCGTAGAGGCCGTGGCAGTATGGGCCGCGGTGGCAAGATGGGATTGGGGCTCGGCGGCGGCATCGTGGTGCTGATTGGAGCCCTGCTGGGGATCAATCCCGATCTTTTGAGCTCAATGCTGGGAGACACCGGCGAACAACCGGCCATTGAGCAGTCGGGTGGCTCAGCATTGGAGAACTGCCAAACGGGAGCGGACGCCAATGCCAACCTGGACTGCCGCATCCTCGGAACGGCCAACGCACTCAACAGCTTCTGGCCTGGCTACCTCAACCAATATGGTGTGAAGTACTCAGTACCCAAAACCGTGATCTTCACCGGGAGCGTGGACACCGCCTGTGGTGCGGCCACTTCAGCTGTTGGCCCGTTCTACTGCCCCGGCGACAACAAGGCGTACTTTGATCCGGACTTCTTTGCCCAGCTGGAAACCCAGTTCGGTTCCTCCGGCGGACCGCTGGCCCAGGAATATGTGGTGGCTCACGAGTTTGGTCACCATGTTCAAGACTTGGCCGGGACCATTGGCAAGGCCCAGCAGGGTCCCAAGGGAGCCCAATCGGCGTCCGTGCGCACAGAACTTCAGGCTGATTGCTACGCCGGAATCTGGATGCGGTACGCCTCCACCAAGCCAGCACCAGGAAGCAGCCAACCGTTCCTGAAGCCGCTTGCACAAAGCGATCTCAACGATGCCCTGTCTGCGGCTTCCTCCGTGGGCGACGACAGGATCCAGAAGGCCGCCACCGGCAGGACCAATCCGGAATCGTGGACACACGGTTCAAGCGAGCAGCGCCAAAAGTGGCTGTATAAGGGCTATCAAAGTGCCGATCTGGCCGCATGCGACACCTTTGCGGTACCCACGGTCTGA
- a CDS encoding non-heme iron oxygenase ferredoxin subunit, giving the protein MTDSSTPAGVVVCQADDVQVKSSLLVEVDDYPIAIVRDSYGELHAIGDTCSHAEISLSEGDVEDGTIECWAHGSSFDLSTGQPLTLPAFEPVPVFALSIHGSDVYVDVTNILNGVSAQ; this is encoded by the coding sequence GTGACTGATTCCTCCACGCCCGCCGGCGTTGTTGTCTGCCAAGCCGACGATGTCCAGGTGAAGTCATCCTTGCTTGTTGAGGTTGATGACTACCCCATTGCCATTGTGAGGGACTCCTACGGGGAACTTCACGCTATTGGGGATACCTGCTCACACGCGGAAATCTCCCTCAGCGAAGGCGACGTGGAGGACGGCACCATCGAATGCTGGGCACATGGCAGCTCCTTTGACCTATCCACAGGTCAACCTCTGACATTGCCCGCATTTGAGCCCGTGCCCGTCTTTGCCCTGAGCATTCACGGCAGCGACGTCTATGTGGACGTCACCAACATTCTTAACGGCGTCAGCGCGCAGTAG
- the sufD gene encoding Fe-S cluster assembly protein SufD: MTELTQEHATDSKVWSQDFIKGMTEEGESLSEINPESGPLGGSAAKAHSHGGDSHGGGIGVPDSSRAGRLTSYNLADFPAITGREEEWRFTPLKRLRGLDRVGIKGVELNGPAPLVEVSAPDGVTVETVGRDDARIGTAGIPEDRVAAAAWENFSEATIVTLPAEFAGNADNVTTLTLTGQGDAPAASHVVVIAKKFATGVVVLDHRGTAVLSENIEILVEDGANLTVVSIQDWDDDAVHASAQHLLVGRDAKIKHVVINLGGDLLRTTPAARYSGTGADVEMYGLYFADAGQHLEQRLFVDHSTKNCKSRVTYKGALQGDNAHAVWIGDVLIRKQAEGTDTYEMNRNLILTQGARADSVPNLEIETGMIEGAGHASATGRFDDEQLFYLQARGIEESVARRLVVRGFLNEVIQHIQVPALEERLRESVERELAATPQ; the protein is encoded by the coding sequence ATGACCGAGCTCACGCAAGAACACGCAACAGATTCAAAAGTTTGGTCGCAGGACTTCATCAAGGGCATGACCGAAGAAGGCGAAAGCCTCTCCGAGATCAACCCCGAGTCAGGTCCCCTCGGCGGTAGCGCCGCCAAGGCCCACAGCCACGGCGGCGACAGCCACGGTGGCGGCATTGGCGTCCCGGACAGCTCACGCGCCGGCCGCCTGACCTCCTACAACCTTGCCGACTTCCCGGCCATTACCGGCCGGGAAGAAGAGTGGCGCTTCACCCCGCTGAAGCGTCTGCGCGGTCTGGACCGTGTAGGCATCAAGGGTGTCGAGCTCAACGGTCCCGCACCGTTGGTTGAGGTGTCGGCGCCCGACGGCGTCACGGTTGAGACCGTGGGGCGCGATGACGCACGCATCGGTACCGCAGGCATCCCGGAAGACCGTGTGGCTGCTGCCGCATGGGAAAACTTCAGTGAAGCCACCATTGTCACCTTGCCGGCAGAATTCGCTGGCAACGCAGACAACGTCACCACCTTGACCCTCACCGGTCAGGGCGATGCCCCCGCAGCTTCGCACGTCGTCGTTATTGCCAAGAAGTTCGCCACTGGCGTTGTTGTCTTGGATCACCGCGGCACCGCCGTGCTGAGCGAGAACATTGAAATCCTTGTTGAGGACGGTGCCAACCTGACGGTTGTCAGCATCCAGGACTGGGATGACGACGCCGTGCACGCCAGTGCGCAGCACCTCCTGGTTGGCCGCGACGCCAAGATCAAGCACGTTGTCATCAACCTCGGTGGCGACCTGCTTCGCACCACCCCGGCCGCGCGTTACAGCGGTACGGGTGCCGATGTTGAGATGTACGGTCTGTACTTCGCCGACGCCGGACAGCACCTTGAACAGCGCTTGTTTGTGGATCACTCCACGAAGAACTGCAAGTCACGCGTCACCTACAAGGGTGCCCTGCAGGGCGATAACGCCCACGCTGTCTGGATTGGCGATGTGCTGATCCGTAAGCAGGCTGAGGGCACTGACACCTACGAGATGAACCGCAACCTCATCCTGACCCAGGGTGCGCGTGCGGATTCGGTGCCCAACCTAGAAATTGAGACAGGCATGATTGAAGGGGCAGGGCACGCAAGCGCCACTGGCCGTTTCGATGATGAGCAGTTGTTCTACTTGCAGGCTCGCGGCATCGAAGAAAGCGTTGCCCGACGCCTGGTGGTGCGTGGCTTCTTGAACGAGGTCATCCAGCACATCCAGGTTCCTGCCCTCGAAGAGCGTCTGCGCGAGTCCGTGGAACGCGAATTGGCGGCGACTCCACAGTGA
- a CDS encoding metal-sulfur cluster assembly factor, which produces MTDISESSAALAAGQTDLEDVEEALKDVIDPELGVNIVDLGLLYGMRYGDDGALLLDMTLTTAACPLQDVIEEQVENSLGPIVDEWRINWVWMPPWGPERITDDGRDQMRALGFNI; this is translated from the coding sequence ATGACTGATATCAGCGAATCAAGTGCAGCCCTTGCTGCTGGACAAACTGACCTCGAAGACGTTGAGGAAGCGCTCAAGGACGTCATTGACCCGGAGCTCGGCGTCAACATCGTCGATCTGGGCCTGCTGTACGGCATGCGTTATGGCGACGACGGTGCTTTGCTCTTGGACATGACGCTGACCACAGCGGCTTGCCCGCTGCAGGACGTCATCGAGGAACAGGTGGAGAACTCTCTGGGTCCGATCGTGGACGAGTGGCGCATCAACTGGGTATGGATGCCGCCGTGGGGTCCCGAGCGGATCACAGACGACGGTCGCGACCAGATGCGTGCCCTCGGCTTCAACATCTAG
- a CDS encoding ABC transporter ATP-binding protein: MTKTLSPALEISGLIKDVGPLPALDGRMKRVVSNISLTAHFGQVTALLGANGAGKTTTIECAQGLQTRTGGSISLLGQDPEKADAALRSRVGVMLQDGGLPPAARPIALLRHVAGLYQNPLSVDALVERLGINEFSDTNIRRLSGGQKQRVALAASLLGNPEVLFLDEPSAGLDPQSRIMVFELIRELRDAGKAIILTTHLLDDAQRLADYVYIVDKGESVAAGTVQELLETSTAAMEHRAMTFEAAPALDVSALLRPGLDCTETRPGSYVLTGPLEPGDLARFGTWCERMRVMPTSVHLASKSLEDVFLAISDGAATVARVSSDRNSHSTVIS, from the coding sequence GTGACAAAGACACTTTCCCCTGCCCTGGAAATTTCCGGGCTCATCAAGGACGTGGGGCCCTTGCCGGCATTGGATGGCCGGATGAAACGCGTGGTATCCAACATTAGCCTGACGGCTCACTTTGGTCAGGTAACGGCCCTCTTGGGTGCCAATGGCGCCGGTAAAACCACCACCATCGAATGCGCCCAGGGCCTACAAACCCGCACCGGCGGCAGTATTTCGCTCCTGGGTCAGGATCCGGAAAAAGCCGACGCCGCACTGCGCTCCCGGGTGGGTGTCATGCTGCAGGACGGCGGACTGCCACCGGCGGCCCGCCCCATTGCGCTGCTCCGCCATGTTGCGGGCTTGTACCAAAACCCTCTCTCCGTGGACGCCCTGGTAGAGCGGCTCGGCATCAACGAGTTCTCCGACACAAACATTCGCCGCCTTTCCGGTGGTCAGAAGCAGCGCGTGGCACTGGCCGCGAGTCTGCTGGGCAACCCGGAGGTACTGTTTCTCGATGAACCCAGCGCCGGCCTGGACCCGCAGTCGCGCATCATGGTTTTTGAGCTGATCCGGGAACTGCGCGACGCCGGCAAGGCCATCATCCTCACCACGCACCTACTCGATGATGCCCAGCGGCTTGCCGACTACGTCTACATTGTGGACAAGGGTGAATCTGTGGCTGCCGGCACTGTTCAGGAACTCCTCGAGACGTCCACGGCGGCTATGGAGCACCGCGCCATGACGTTCGAGGCCGCACCTGCTTTGGACGTGTCCGCTCTGCTACGCCCCGGGCTTGACTGCACCGAGACCCGTCCCGGCAGTTACGTTTTAACCGGCCCCTTGGAACCAGGCGATCTTGCCCGCTTTGGTACGTGGTGTGAACGAATGCGTGTCATGCCTACCTCAGTACACCTGGCATCCAAGTCCCTTGAGGACGTATTCCTTGCCATTTCCGACGGCGCCGCAACAGTTGCCCGTGTTTCCTCCGATCGCAACTCTCACAGCACGGTGATTTCATGA
- a CDS encoding helix-turn-helix transcriptional regulator, giving the protein MSQQTTSVHPTGVEPDERTRDRVLTAVLEHGPISAAQLGELLGLTPAAVRRHLDSLTKEGLIEVKLVSNAKSGAGRPARRYVVSKRGQTEIGDDYLQIATQALNEISGIRGDAGVVEFAQRRFALMEAKYQPLVDAAGEDVAARSKVLATALNADRFVATSNSLNSGTSMAAEQLCQGHCPIQELASSFPQFCDAETEVFSRLIGVDVRRLSTMASGGHVCTTHVPTGRAVVRKLAVMPAGPHNPVSSVSNHQQERP; this is encoded by the coding sequence ATGAGTCAGCAAACAACGTCCGTGCACCCCACGGGTGTGGAGCCTGATGAGCGTACCCGAGACCGTGTCTTGACGGCCGTGCTGGAACATGGGCCCATTAGTGCTGCCCAGCTGGGTGAACTGTTGGGGCTGACTCCTGCCGCCGTGCGCCGTCACCTAGATTCACTGACCAAGGAAGGCCTCATTGAAGTCAAGCTGGTCAGCAATGCCAAAAGCGGGGCCGGGCGTCCCGCGCGTCGGTACGTTGTCTCTAAGCGAGGCCAAACCGAAATTGGCGACGACTACCTGCAGATTGCCACGCAGGCCCTGAATGAAATTTCAGGTATTCGAGGTGACGCCGGAGTCGTGGAGTTTGCACAACGCCGCTTTGCCCTCATGGAGGCCAAATACCAGCCTCTTGTTGATGCCGCTGGCGAAGATGTAGCCGCCCGATCCAAGGTTTTGGCCACAGCGCTAAACGCCGACAGGTTCGTAGCCACATCTAATTCGCTCAACAGCGGAACATCCATGGCCGCCGAACAGTTATGCCAAGGGCACTGTCCCATACAGGAACTTGCCAGTTCCTTTCCTCAATTCTGCGATGCCGAGACCGAAGTTTTCTCCCGGTTGATTGGCGTCGATGTTCGCAGACTCTCCACCATGGCAAGTGGTGGACACGTTTGCACCACACATGTACCTACGGGGCGGGCGGTGGTCCGCAAACTGGCAGTCATGCCAGCCGGTCCCCACAACCCCGTGAGCTCAGTTTCCAACCATCAGCAAGAAAGGCCGTGA
- a CDS encoding class I adenylate-forming enzyme family protein — translation MAQHWAPNAVIHQYYGAAELGFVAATTLEPAVSPRDSDGVGRAFPGVQLSIRDGRGRPVRAGELGSVCVKSPYVCSGYAWGEDGLAFSELGTGGWYTVHDQGSLDQHGVLHLAGRASDMILCSGANVYPHAVEQALRRTGRSSSTELDVIVAGLPDPVRGHLVIAAFRPAAHGSGRNHGGTIDDAVAILRTGAAGLPASHRPSHYYELAELPLTGSGKISRAVLIQWIVKGDPRVQRRW, via the coding sequence TTGGCACAGCACTGGGCACCGAACGCCGTGATCCACCAGTACTACGGCGCAGCGGAGCTGGGATTTGTCGCTGCCACAACCTTGGAGCCAGCTGTTAGTCCACGTGATTCCGACGGCGTGGGGCGCGCTTTTCCCGGTGTGCAACTGAGTATTCGTGATGGGCGGGGCAGGCCGGTGCGTGCGGGGGAACTGGGAAGCGTCTGCGTCAAGAGCCCCTATGTGTGCAGCGGTTACGCCTGGGGTGAGGACGGTCTGGCGTTTTCTGAGCTAGGGACCGGCGGCTGGTACACCGTGCATGATCAGGGCAGCCTCGATCAGCATGGAGTCCTTCACCTAGCGGGCCGTGCCAGTGACATGATCCTGTGTTCCGGTGCCAACGTCTACCCGCACGCCGTCGAACAGGCGCTCCGGCGGACCGGGCGCAGCAGCTCCACAGAGCTGGACGTCATTGTTGCAGGACTTCCCGATCCCGTGCGGGGCCACCTGGTCATTGCAGCTTTTCGCCCGGCTGCACACGGTTCGGGTAGGAACCACGGTGGCACCATTGATGATGCAGTGGCCATCCTGCGCACCGGTGCTGCGGGGCTGCCAGCAAGCCACCGTCCGTCGCACTACTACGAGCTGGCCGAACTTCCTTTGACGGGGAGCGGCAAAATCAGCAGGGCAGTACTGATCCAGTGGATTGTGAAAGGAGACCCCCGTGTCCAACGCCGCTGGTGA
- a CDS encoding thiolase family protein, whose product MSNAAGELLAADAIGIETGAHNPDTIAVVFMAKRLPTAKAGGAYKHHRAHELAAAVIEHLVAASGINPADIDDVIVGNATGGGGNVARLAALTAGLPDQVPGLSVDRQCGSGLEAIILAARLVQAGAGELYLAGGVESISTAPARAHKAADGSLEFFDRAQFAPLETGDPDAGVAAENVARHYGITRERQDDYARASHARALNAQRNGAFAGELLPFAGLAEDQGPRPKLSAGLMARFPPAFVPGGTVTAGNSCPFSDGAAMTVVTSLTRARAMAKTLEGGPGTVLAFRASAVAGNDPNLLGVGAAHAMESLLTRNGMQIAQVRDSLIEFNEAFSSQVLAVADILDLDPGLFNHDGGALALGHPYGASGAVLVTRLLAQVQREVGAAGAGRTAGRDAFAMISVAGGIGLAAHFQAVSLKAPQKTE is encoded by the coding sequence GTGTCCAACGCCGCTGGTGAACTATTAGCTGCTGATGCAATAGGTATTGAAACTGGAGCCCACAACCCTGACACCATCGCGGTGGTATTTATGGCTAAGCGGCTGCCCACGGCCAAGGCCGGCGGCGCCTACAAGCATCACAGAGCACATGAGCTGGCTGCCGCCGTGATTGAGCATCTCGTTGCGGCCTCGGGTATTAACCCGGCAGACATCGATGACGTCATCGTGGGCAATGCCACCGGGGGCGGTGGCAATGTGGCGAGGCTAGCCGCCCTGACGGCCGGATTGCCCGATCAGGTTCCGGGACTGAGCGTTGATCGGCAGTGCGGATCGGGCCTCGAAGCGATCATTCTGGCCGCCAGATTGGTGCAGGCTGGCGCCGGTGAGCTCTATTTGGCCGGGGGAGTGGAGAGCATCAGCACAGCTCCGGCCCGCGCGCACAAGGCCGCTGACGGCTCCTTGGAGTTCTTCGACAGGGCACAATTTGCTCCGCTCGAAACAGGCGATCCCGACGCAGGCGTAGCAGCTGAAAACGTGGCACGCCACTATGGCATCACCCGCGAACGTCAGGACGATTATGCCAGGGCCAGCCATGCCAGGGCGCTCAACGCACAGCGCAATGGTGCCTTTGCCGGGGAGTTGCTGCCGTTCGCTGGCCTCGCTGAAGATCAGGGACCACGGCCCAAGCTCAGCGCGGGCCTCATGGCACGCTTCCCTCCGGCATTTGTTCCAGGTGGTACCGTGACTGCTGGCAATTCGTGTCCGTTTAGCGATGGGGCGGCGATGACTGTCGTTACTTCGCTGACTCGGGCCCGGGCGATGGCGAAGACTCTGGAAGGTGGTCCCGGAACTGTATTGGCGTTTCGTGCCAGCGCTGTTGCGGGCAATGATCCCAATCTGCTCGGGGTGGGTGCAGCGCACGCCATGGAATCGCTGCTGACCCGAAATGGAATGCAGATCGCTCAGGTTCGGGACTCTCTCATCGAGTTCAATGAGGCCTTTTCCTCCCAAGTGCTGGCTGTGGCGGACATCCTCGACCTCGATCCCGGCCTCTTCAACCACGACGGCGGGGCGTTGGCTTTGGGGCACCCGTACGGTGCGTCCGGGGCTGTGTTGGTGACGCGGCTGCTCGCCCAAGTGCAGCGCGAGGTGGGAGCTGCGGGTGCTGGCCGAACTGCTGGCCGGGATGCGTTCGCCATGATCAGTGTGGCCGGAGGCATTGGACTTGCTGCGCACTTCCAAGCTGTAAGCCTGAAAGCGCCACAGAAAACGGAATGA